Proteins encoded together in one Gemmatimonadota bacterium DH-78 window:
- the lnt gene encoding apolipoprotein N-acyltransferase, whose protein sequence is MTASLRPAPGSRFFGGPERAGVASGLLLVAAAPPSPLPLLSLGALAPLLLALSRLPTGPQGRQRALRAGVVHGFVAWGLLLLWMPQASVRVGVWLAAGWLAVVSTLALLSGLAAVIVHHLAGRRGVGLPLAAALGWGGVEWIRTAWLGPLDFPWMSLALPLAGVPELIQGAAWVGEIGVSLAVAAANGALAGALPDPRRHRRRLALLGGAVAVVFAAGAVRMSRAPTERVVRARLVQPAVPLAVKRGDPALALEASIRAIDAVLPPPGPPMAPAVGGDLVVLPETALPTVLDGPEAGEVRAQVAAWARRMGAPVLVGAWADGPGRGANAVVLADRDPEGAWPVSWKHRLVPGVEWIPGGASVARGDPRVLPLASGPTLGPLICIESAGPEPARALVRAGAEVLVNVTNDNWLGERPWWTRSAAWHQHPAHLVFRAVELGVGALRVGNNGSTEVVDPVGRRERVVAPRVAGHGVADAVRLVEPTAFTRLGPIAGVVAVALALLLSLLPAARTVDPA, encoded by the coding sequence TTGACCGCTTCGCTGCGGCCCGCGCCGGGCTCGCGGTTCTTCGGCGGGCCGGAGCGGGCGGGGGTCGCCTCGGGGCTGCTGCTGGTGGCGGCGGCGCCCCCTTCGCCCCTGCCGCTGCTCTCCCTCGGCGCGCTCGCTCCCCTCCTTCTCGCCCTCTCGCGCCTTCCGACGGGACCGCAGGGCCGGCAGCGTGCGCTGCGGGCCGGAGTCGTACACGGATTCGTGGCGTGGGGGCTGTTGCTGCTCTGGATGCCCCAGGCGTCGGTGCGGGTGGGCGTCTGGTTGGCGGCGGGGTGGCTGGCGGTGGTGTCGACGCTGGCGCTCCTGTCGGGGCTGGCCGCGGTGATCGTCCACCATCTGGCCGGCCGCCGGGGGGTGGGCCTGCCCCTGGCCGCGGCGCTCGGGTGGGGAGGGGTGGAGTGGATCCGCACCGCCTGGCTGGGCCCGCTGGACTTTCCCTGGATGAGTCTCGCCCTTCCGCTCGCCGGCGTTCCCGAGCTGATCCAGGGAGCGGCCTGGGTGGGCGAGATCGGGGTGTCGCTCGCGGTAGCCGCGGCCAACGGCGCACTCGCCGGTGCACTGCCCGATCCCCGGCGGCATCGCCGGCGGCTCGCTCTGCTCGGGGGCGCGGTGGCGGTGGTGTTCGCGGCGGGCGCGGTACGCATGAGTCGGGCGCCGACGGAGCGGGTGGTGCGGGCGCGCCTGGTGCAGCCGGCCGTGCCTCTCGCGGTCAAGCGGGGAGACCCGGCACTCGCTCTGGAGGCCTCGATCCGGGCGATCGACGCCGTGCTCCCTCCGCCGGGGCCACCGATGGCCCCCGCGGTAGGGGGCGATCTCGTGGTGCTGCCCGAAACCGCACTCCCCACGGTACTCGATGGGCCCGAGGCCGGCGAGGTACGGGCGCAGGTGGCCGCGTGGGCGCGGCGCATGGGCGCGCCGGTGCTCGTGGGTGCCTGGGCGGACGGGCCCGGTCGGGGAGCCAACGCCGTCGTTCTCGCCGACCGCGATCCGGAGGGGGCGTGGCCGGTGAGCTGGAAACACCGGCTGGTGCCCGGCGTGGAGTGGATCCCCGGTGGGGCGTCGGTGGCGCGCGGGGACCCCCGCGTGCTGCCCCTGGCGAGCGGCCCGACCCTGGGGCCGCTGATCTGCATCGAGTCGGCCGGGCCCGAGCCCGCGCGGGCGCTGGTCCGAGCCGGCGCCGAGGTTCTCGTGAACGTCACCAACGACAACTGGCTGGGGGAGCGTCCATGGTGGACCCGCAGCGCAGCCTGGCACCAGCATCCGGCCCACTTGGTGTTCCGTGCAGTCGAGCTGGGGGTGGGTGCCCTGCGGGTAGGCAACAACGGCTCCACCGAGGTGGTCGATCCGGTCGGCCGTCGCGAGCGGGTGGTAGCCCCCCGGGTGGCGGGGCACGGGGTGGCCGACGCCGTGCGACTGGTCGAACCCACCGCGTTCACCCGGCTCGGCCCGATCGCGGGCGTCGTCGCCGTCGCGCTCGCCCTCCTGCTGTCGCTTCTCCCGGCGGCTCGAACCGTTGATCCGGCTTGA
- a CDS encoding DUF4105 domain-containing protein, whose translation MEVVAQGAVEDPLTVYLVTMGPGSEVWNRFGHNAIWIHDERTGEDLVWNWGLFAFDQVGFIPRLIRGQMLYSMGGFTLEQTIRQYEREGRDVWAQELALTPQQKEDLDRFVRRNAQPANRDYFYDYYLDNCSTRVRDALDLVLDGAIERHFGEIQTGTTWRWHTRRLLRDAPWAYGGVALVLGQPGDDTITAWEEMFLPMRLRSHLAGLFVEQRDGSMRPLVAGEIQLVEGTRGAPPTEPVTTWPRYLLLGLGIGALVLLAGLAASRGAAGRAVAALPVALVGLVVGGAGVILLAAYLTDHTFWYRNENIFFVSPFSLLVALFALGAVARPRLVEGAARMARWVAVLALVGAALKLLPFFDQGNLEIVALALPVHLAVAVAVGRWRSAADRADAAA comes from the coding sequence GTGGAGGTCGTCGCGCAGGGTGCGGTCGAGGATCCGCTCACCGTCTACCTGGTGACCATGGGTCCGGGCAGCGAGGTCTGGAACCGGTTCGGGCACAACGCGATCTGGATCCACGACGAGCGCACGGGTGAGGATCTCGTGTGGAATTGGGGACTCTTCGCCTTCGATCAGGTGGGGTTCATTCCTCGGCTCATCCGCGGGCAGATGCTCTACTCGATGGGCGGCTTCACCCTCGAACAGACGATCCGCCAGTACGAGCGGGAGGGCCGCGACGTATGGGCGCAGGAGCTCGCGCTCACGCCGCAGCAGAAGGAGGACCTCGATCGCTTCGTGCGCCGCAACGCGCAGCCGGCCAATCGGGACTACTTCTACGACTACTACCTCGACAACTGCTCCACGCGGGTGCGCGACGCGCTCGACCTCGTGCTCGACGGCGCCATCGAGCGCCATTTCGGCGAGATCCAGACCGGCACCACCTGGCGATGGCATACCCGCCGCCTGCTGCGCGACGCCCCCTGGGCGTACGGTGGGGTGGCGCTGGTGCTGGGGCAGCCGGGCGACGATACGATCACGGCCTGGGAGGAGATGTTCCTGCCGATGCGACTGCGGTCGCATCTGGCGGGGCTCTTCGTGGAGCAGCGCGACGGGTCGATGCGGCCCCTCGTGGCCGGGGAGATCCAACTGGTGGAGGGCACCCGGGGAGCCCCCCCGACGGAGCCGGTCACCACCTGGCCCCGCTATCTGCTGCTCGGACTGGGGATCGGCGCGCTGGTGCTGCTCGCCGGCCTGGCGGCTTCGCGGGGCGCGGCCGGTCGAGCGGTGGCTGCGCTCCCGGTGGCGCTGGTGGGGCTGGTGGTGGGGGGCGCGGGGGTGATTCTGCTCGCCGCCTACCTCACCGACCACACCTTCTGGTATCGCAACGAGAACATCTTCTTCGTCTCTCCGTTCTCCCTGCTGGTGGCCCTCTTCGCACTCGGTGCCGTGGCGCGTCCCCGGCTGGTGGAGGGCGCGGCGCGCATGGCCCGGTGGGTTGCAGTGCTCGCCCTGGTGGGAGCCGCCTTGAAGCTCCTGCCGTTCTTCGATCAGGGGAATCTCGAGATCGTGGCTCTCGCTCTGCCGGTCCACCTGGCCGTGGCCGTGGCCGTCGGCCGCTGGCGGTCCGCCGCCGACCGGGCCGACGCCGCGGCTTGA
- a CDS encoding Gfo/Idh/MocA family oxidoreductase — MSSPGETVRVGLVGTGAVSQLVHLPILLERPDVEVVAVADRDERKARAIADRFGVDRVLDDAGLFSDGEVDAVLLCTPNHLHEDQAVAALDAGLHVLVERPLALSADGCRRVLAAAEAARRCVAVGMSHRFRPDVSALRAFVSGGELGTPYAARVAWMNRRVEVRRTTWRQQPDEAGGGAFMDLGVQALDLGCWLLGQPRIRRVSAVMTREEYEVEDAATVLMETERGVALTVEVSWSYNASEDRHFARVLGTEGSGSLPPLEVFKQLGGRPMDVTPRQPDPAGAGPYMNAYRRQVDHFLRAVRGLGDSAPPEDQVHLMEVVEAAYRSARERCEVAL, encoded by the coding sequence ATGAGCAGTCCCGGCGAAACGGTGCGGGTGGGGCTGGTCGGCACGGGGGCCGTGAGCCAGCTCGTACACCTTCCGATCCTGCTCGAACGACCGGATGTGGAGGTGGTGGCGGTGGCCGACCGCGACGAGCGCAAGGCGCGCGCGATCGCCGATCGCTTCGGCGTCGACCGCGTGCTCGACGATGCCGGCCTCTTCTCCGACGGCGAGGTGGATGCGGTGCTGCTCTGCACCCCGAACCACCTTCACGAGGATCAGGCGGTGGCCGCTCTCGACGCCGGCCTCCACGTACTGGTGGAGCGGCCCCTCGCCCTCAGCGCCGACGGATGCCGGCGGGTGCTGGCCGCGGCCGAGGCCGCGCGGCGGTGCGTGGCGGTGGGCATGAGCCACCGCTTTCGCCCCGATGTGTCCGCGCTCCGCGCCTTCGTGAGCGGCGGGGAGCTGGGCACGCCCTACGCGGCCCGGGTGGCGTGGATGAACCGGCGGGTCGAGGTGCGCCGGACCACCTGGCGGCAGCAGCCGGACGAGGCGGGTGGCGGCGCCTTCATGGATCTGGGCGTGCAGGCGCTCGATCTCGGCTGCTGGTTGCTCGGCCAGCCCCGCATTCGCCGCGTGAGCGCGGTGATGACGCGCGAGGAGTACGAGGTGGAAGACGCCGCCACGGTGCTGATGGAGACCGAGCGCGGCGTGGCCCTCACCGTGGAGGTGAGCTGGAGTTACAACGCCTCCGAGGACCGCCACTTCGCCCGCGTGCTGGGTACGGAGGGCTCGGGTTCGCTGCCGCCTCTGGAGGTGTTCAAGCAGCTCGGGGGGCGACCGATGGACGTCACCCCGCGCCAGCCCGATCCGGCGGGCGCCGGTCCGTACATGAACGCCTACCGCAGGCAGGTGGATCACTTCCTCCGCGCCGTGCGCGGACTGGGAGATTCCGCGCCGCCGGAGGATCAGGTGCATCTGATGGAGGTGGTGGAGGCGGCCTACCGGTCTGCGCGGGAGCGCTGCGAGGTGGCGCTCTGA
- the rimO gene encoding 30S ribosomal protein S12 methylthiotransferase RimO, with the protein MSAPVRGNVGRIRELPVFPVTSGPVRPGVDPSVAPVSFEPPVEGPDDGLRIALITLGCDKNTVDSERMMAALVGHGARVGVDPEEADVVIVNTCGFIDAAKEQSIETLLEACELKSQGELRAVVAVGCMVQRYQDDLEREIPEVDLFMGLTELQGLVPELRSRGLLPDEAPDLVPLMERPLRILTGESRHTSFLKISEGCDHTCAFCAIPMMRGLHRSAPLDELVAEAQGLAGAGVREINVISQDTTWYGRDLRRRDPSAPLLPDLLRALLERTEVDWYRLFYMYPSGITPELVELLAGSAERSTGPRLVPYLDLPLQHGSDRVLKAMRRPERRDSIREKVRWLRDAVPGITLRTTVIVGFPGETDDDFRELVDLLEEIEFDRVGAFPYSIEDGTRAAEMPDQVDDDVKRDRLEELLDVQRGISFEKNLDQIGARHRVLVDRVLGEDDADPDFVAIGRTEGQAVDVDGSTQLLGADGWSPEAGRFVEVEIVDALDYDLIAKVVTT; encoded by the coding sequence ATGAGTGCACCCGTACGCGGAAACGTGGGTCGAATCCGTGAACTCCCGGTCTTTCCGGTCACCTCGGGGCCGGTGCGGCCGGGCGTGGACCCCTCCGTGGCTCCGGTCTCGTTCGAGCCGCCCGTGGAGGGGCCCGACGACGGACTCCGCATCGCGCTGATCACCCTGGGGTGCGACAAGAACACCGTCGACTCCGAGCGCATGATGGCCGCGCTGGTGGGCCACGGCGCGCGGGTGGGCGTCGATCCGGAGGAGGCCGACGTCGTGATCGTGAACACCTGCGGCTTCATCGACGCCGCCAAGGAGCAGTCGATCGAAACCCTGCTCGAGGCCTGCGAGCTGAAGTCGCAGGGCGAGCTGCGCGCCGTCGTGGCCGTCGGGTGCATGGTGCAGCGCTATCAGGACGACCTCGAGCGAGAGATTCCCGAGGTGGACCTCTTCATGGGGCTCACCGAGCTGCAGGGACTCGTGCCAGAACTGCGCAGTCGGGGACTCCTTCCCGACGAGGCGCCCGATCTCGTGCCCCTCATGGAGCGCCCGCTCCGGATCCTCACCGGCGAGTCGCGGCACACCTCGTTTCTGAAGATCAGCGAGGGGTGCGATCACACCTGCGCCTTCTGTGCGATCCCGATGATGCGGGGACTGCACCGTTCAGCCCCGCTCGACGAGCTCGTCGCGGAGGCACAGGGCCTCGCGGGCGCGGGCGTGCGCGAGATCAACGTCATCTCGCAGGACACCACCTGGTACGGCCGCGACCTGCGCCGACGCGATCCTTCGGCGCCGCTGCTTCCGGACCTGCTGCGCGCGTTGCTCGAGCGCACGGAGGTGGACTGGTACCGCCTCTTCTACATGTACCCCTCGGGCATCACTCCCGAACTCGTGGAGTTGCTCGCCGGCAGCGCGGAGCGCAGCACGGGGCCCCGGCTCGTGCCCTACCTCGACCTGCCGCTGCAGCACGGGTCGGACCGGGTGCTGAAGGCGATGCGGCGGCCGGAGCGTCGCGACTCGATCCGCGAGAAGGTGCGCTGGCTGCGCGACGCCGTGCCCGGGATCACCCTGCGCACGACGGTGATCGTCGGGTTTCCGGGGGAGACCGACGACGATTTCCGGGAGCTGGTCGACCTGCTCGAGGAGATCGAGTTCGACCGGGTGGGCGCCTTTCCCTACTCGATCGAGGACGGCACGCGGGCCGCGGAGATGCCCGACCAGGTGGACGACGACGTCAAGCGCGACCGTCTGGAGGAACTCCTCGACGTCCAGCGGGGAATTTCCTTCGAGAAGAATCTCGATCAGATCGGCGCCCGTCACCGGGTGCTCGTCGATCGGGTGCTCGGAGAAGACGACGCCGACCCGGATTTCGTGGCGATCGGACGCACCGAGGGCCAGGCGGTGGATGTGGACGGATCCACGCAGCTGCTCGGCGCCGACGGGTGGAGCCCCGAAGCCGGGCGCTTCGTGGAGGTGGAGATCGTGGACGCGCTGGATTACGACCTGATCGCAAAGGTGGTGACGACGTGA
- a CDS encoding outer membrane lipoprotein carrier protein LolA: protein MTSLRFLFATTVLFGGTGGLAGQDSGMAVLEAASERYAALGGLCADFVQVLDNPILGDAKTTRGRLCQETPNLFRMDFSDPEGDEVVADGEWFWVYYRSLDESQVLRFPLDDSRGGMDFFREFLSEPASKYSVAAEGVEQMAGTTTHRLALTPLSPRGLVSARIWVDPSTDLIRRIEVTEDNGLTRTVTLSNLALDPSMGAAHFTFTVPPGVDVVSNE, encoded by the coding sequence ATGACGTCGCTTCGATTCCTGTTCGCCACCACAGTCCTTTTCGGAGGGACCGGAGGTCTCGCCGGTCAGGACTCCGGCATGGCCGTTCTCGAGGCCGCATCCGAGCGGTACGCCGCACTGGGTGGCCTCTGCGCCGACTTCGTGCAGGTGCTCGACAACCCGATTCTCGGCGACGCCAAGACCACCCGCGGACGCCTCTGTCAGGAAACCCCCAATCTCTTCCGGATGGATTTCTCCGATCCGGAGGGTGACGAGGTGGTGGCCGACGGCGAGTGGTTCTGGGTGTACTACCGCAGCCTCGACGAGTCGCAGGTTCTGCGCTTTCCGCTCGACGATTCGCGCGGCGGCATGGACTTCTTCCGGGAGTTCCTCTCCGAGCCTGCGAGCAAGTACTCGGTGGCGGCGGAGGGGGTGGAGCAGATGGCGGGCACGACCACCCACCGGCTGGCTCTGACGCCGCTCAGCCCCCGCGGGCTGGTGTCGGCCCGGATCTGGGTCGATCCCTCCACCGATCTCATCCGGCGGATCGAGGTGACCGAAGACAACGGGCTCACCCGCACCGTCACTCTGAGCAACCTCGCGCTGGACCCCTCGATGGGCGCGGCGCATTTCACCTTCACCGTGCCCCCGGGCGTCGACGTGGTCTCCAACGAATGA
- a CDS encoding DNA translocase FtsK produces the protein MAASRKSGRKRSKKARQSGLLTPEQQRDLLGVGLLALALFVAAALVPTGWLGERAAGWFPSGNVVGAVGLLLQGALIGALGIAAPLVAVLLAIGGLRAGEWLEGEWSLRAAALSVGLLLLAPVFVAILRPESIWAGWIGAVVGGGLRSAIGVVGGLLLVGASFVGLSVLTLRWNPLRTLGTGVARGSELAARGAKALGESYRDKREQLAEAAADEPLPEEHWTGPETGDDAAVEPEAAAPPPAAVDPEPVAAAPPPPPPAPTRPRPPTPADLPDPADPRDLEGGALPELTLLTAEEKADRAHMERELEALGGVLVEKLKTFNVDCSLGGRTTGPVVTQFEVVPAPGVKVNRIANLDADLALAMKAPSIRIVAPIPGKGAVGVEIPNPHPSIVQLRDILEAREYRNARGALPLGLGKDLTGRPYVADLAKMPHLLIAGATGSGKSVCINTIVTSLVYRHTPERLRLLMIDPKMVELSAYADLPHLRHAVITDPADAAAVLKWAVLEMERRYQLLAANGVRSLAEFNQRVEKGTILRRPEAEGAEGDPDRFIYDDGPLPYIVVVVDELADLMMQVQSEVERPLAQLAQKARAIGIHLIVATQRPSVNVITGLIKANFPTRIAFRVASKTDSRTILDQNGAESLLGNGDMLFLPPGQSEPVRIQGAYLSTDDTDRLISWYRDRSAEEGGEMSPAPIAAEVDILEELRNHEMDEASSVVDQIAGDWDELFRAAAEVCIQNQGGSTSLLQRRLSVGYGRAARIVDQLEDAGVIGAQDGSRPREVLMTLDELDRMLGPGG, from the coding sequence ATGGCGGCTAGCAGGAAGAGCGGGCGGAAGCGGTCGAAGAAGGCCCGTCAGAGCGGCCTTCTCACTCCCGAGCAGCAGCGGGACCTTCTCGGTGTCGGGCTGCTCGCCCTCGCCCTGTTCGTGGCGGCCGCGCTCGTGCCCACCGGCTGGCTCGGCGAGCGGGCGGCGGGATGGTTCCCCTCCGGCAACGTCGTCGGCGCGGTGGGTCTCCTGCTCCAGGGCGCGCTGATCGGTGCGCTCGGGATCGCCGCTCCGCTGGTGGCGGTGCTGCTGGCGATCGGGGGACTCCGCGCCGGCGAATGGCTCGAGGGAGAGTGGAGTCTGCGAGCCGCAGCGCTGTCCGTGGGGCTGCTGCTTCTCGCCCCCGTCTTCGTGGCGATCCTGCGCCCGGAGTCGATCTGGGCGGGGTGGATCGGGGCCGTGGTCGGGGGCGGACTGCGCAGCGCGATCGGAGTGGTCGGAGGACTCCTGCTCGTGGGGGCGTCCTTCGTGGGGCTGTCCGTGCTCACCCTGCGCTGGAATCCCCTGCGCACCCTCGGCACGGGGGTCGCGCGCGGCAGCGAACTGGCGGCCCGCGGGGCGAAGGCGCTGGGCGAGAGCTACCGCGACAAGCGCGAACAACTGGCCGAGGCGGCCGCCGACGAGCCGCTCCCCGAGGAGCACTGGACCGGCCCCGAGACCGGCGACGACGCGGCCGTCGAACCGGAGGCCGCCGCGCCTCCTCCCGCGGCGGTCGACCCCGAGCCCGTGGCGGCGGCTCCCCCGCCTCCGCCCCCGGCGCCGACCAGGCCGCGGCCGCCCACCCCGGCCGATCTTCCCGATCCGGCCGACCCGCGCGATCTCGAGGGAGGCGCCCTGCCCGAGCTCACCCTCCTCACCGCCGAGGAGAAGGCCGACCGCGCGCACATGGAGCGCGAGCTCGAGGCGCTCGGCGGGGTGCTCGTCGAGAAGCTCAAGACGTTCAACGTCGACTGCTCGCTGGGCGGGCGCACGACGGGGCCGGTGGTGACCCAGTTCGAGGTGGTGCCGGCGCCCGGGGTGAAGGTGAACCGCATCGCCAACCTCGACGCCGACCTCGCGCTGGCGATGAAGGCGCCGAGCATCCGCATCGTCGCCCCCATCCCGGGGAAGGGGGCGGTGGGCGTGGAGATTCCCAACCCGCACCCCTCGATCGTCCAGCTGCGCGACATCCTCGAGGCGCGGGAGTACCGCAATGCGCGGGGCGCGCTCCCGCTCGGCCTCGGCAAGGACCTCACGGGACGCCCCTACGTGGCCGACCTGGCCAAGATGCCCCACCTGCTGATCGCGGGTGCCACCGGCTCGGGCAAATCGGTGTGCATCAACACCATCGTCACCAGTCTCGTCTACCGGCACACGCCCGAGCGACTGCGGCTGCTGATGATCGATCCGAAGATGGTGGAGCTGTCGGCGTACGCCGATCTGCCCCACCTCCGACACGCGGTCATCACCGATCCCGCCGACGCCGCGGCGGTGCTGAAGTGGGCGGTGCTCGAGATGGAGCGTCGCTACCAGCTCCTGGCGGCCAACGGCGTGCGCTCCCTCGCGGAGTTCAACCAGCGGGTCGAGAAGGGCACGATTCTGCGGCGTCCCGAGGCCGAGGGCGCGGAGGGCGACCCCGATCGCTTCATCTACGACGACGGGCCGCTGCCCTACATCGTGGTCGTGGTGGACGAGCTCGCCGACCTCATGATGCAGGTGCAGAGCGAGGTGGAGCGGCCGCTCGCTCAGCTGGCCCAGAAGGCGCGGGCGATCGGGATCCACCTCATCGTGGCGACGCAGCGACCGTCGGTGAACGTGATCACCGGGTTGATCAAGGCCAACTTCCCGACCCGCATCGCCTTCCGGGTCGCGTCGAAGACCGACTCGCGCACGATCCTCGACCAGAACGGCGCCGAGTCGCTGCTCGGAAACGGCGACATGCTCTTCCTCCCTCCGGGTCAGAGCGAGCCGGTGCGGATCCAGGGCGCGTACCTCTCCACCGACGACACCGATCGGCTCATCTCGTGGTACCGCGATCGCTCCGCGGAAGAGGGCGGCGAGATGTCGCCCGCCCCGATCGCAGCGGAGGTCGACATTCTCGAGGAGCTCCGCAACCACGAGATGGACGAGGCCTCGAGCGTGGTCGACCAGATCGCCGGCGACTGGGACGAACTCTTCCGGGCGGCGGCCGAGGTCTGCATCCAGAATCAGGGGGGCTCCACCTCGCTGCTGCAGCGGCGGCTGAGCGTGGGGTACGGCCGGGCCGCGCGGATCGTGGACCAGCTGGAAGACGCCGGGGTGATCGGGGCCCAGGACGGTTCGCGGCCCCGCGAGGTGCTCATGACCCTCGACGAACTCGACCGGATGCTCGGACCCGGGGGCTGA
- a CDS encoding 2-phosphosulfolactate phosphatase, which translates to MKIDVRFSVEGLGDAELSGATAVVIDVLRATTSMVQALASGAKAIYPTASTEEAVKLLQSIGRDDTLLCGERRTRRIEGYHLGNSPSEFTAEVVAGKRLIMNTTNGTRAFLAAESADRVIAAAFNNLGAVTVAVAGVERLVIACAGRSGAFALEDTLCAGHLIRRLRAAGTDPLILTDGAIAAEALADAFPVGDTLASTAAGRDLAEAGLGDDVADCARFDVHSVVPELDDRVIRLPHGG; encoded by the coding sequence GTGAAGATCGACGTCCGGTTTTCCGTCGAGGGACTCGGGGACGCCGAGTTGTCGGGCGCCACCGCCGTCGTCATCGACGTGCTCCGGGCCACCACCTCGATGGTGCAGGCGCTGGCGTCGGGAGCGAAAGCGATCTACCCCACCGCCTCCACCGAGGAGGCGGTCAAGCTGCTGCAGTCCATCGGGCGGGACGACACCCTGCTCTGCGGCGAGCGCCGCACCCGGCGGATCGAGGGCTACCACCTGGGCAACTCACCGTCGGAGTTCACCGCCGAGGTGGTGGCGGGCAAGCGGCTGATCATGAACACCACCAACGGCACGCGCGCCTTTCTGGCGGCGGAGTCGGCGGACCGGGTGATCGCGGCGGCCTTCAACAACCTCGGCGCGGTGACGGTGGCGGTGGCCGGGGTCGAGCGGCTGGTGATCGCCTGCGCGGGGCGTTCCGGTGCCTTCGCCCTCGAAGACACCCTCTGTGCCGGCCACCTGATCCGGCGTTTGCGCGCGGCGGGAACCGACCCGCTGATCCTGACCGACGGGGCGATCGCGGCCGAGGCTCTCGCCGACGCCTTCCCGGTGGGTGACACCCTGGCCTCCACGGCCGCGGGGCGCGACCTGGCCGAAGCCGGCCTCGGGGACGACGTCGCCGACTGCGCCCGCTTCGACGTCCACTCGGTGGTGCCCGAGCTCGACGACCGCGTCATTCGCCTGCCCCATGGCGGCTAG
- the accC gene encoding acetyl-CoA carboxylase biotin carboxylase subunit gives MFKKVLIANRGEIALRIIRACHELGVKTVAVYSEADRESLHVRFADEDVCIGPASSTESYLNIPRIIAAAEVTGAEAIHPGYGFLAENAEFSEICTRSDLVFIGPNPDQIRSMGDKATARKTMMEVGVPTVPGSDGILSDPEEAVAVAREIGFPIMIKASAGGGGKGMRIAHDPETFPKQLQAAQNEAQAAFGDSGVYLERCIIRPRHVEFQVFGDSQGRVVHLGERDCSVQRRHQKLIEEAPSPALTPELRQAMGDAAVKAAKAIDYVGAGTVEFLLDQSGEFFFIEMNTRIQVEHPVTEVTTGLDLVKEQIRVAAGQPLSFPEGIKLRGHAIEFRINAEDPERNFAPSPGTIRTFHPAGGPGVRLDTHVYGGYKVPPFYDSLLAKLIVSGNTREEALSRARNALSHLVIEGIHTTTDFLGEIVRDEEFISGEVDTAFLERFVKRRRGDEAS, from the coding sequence GTGTTCAAGAAGGTTCTCATCGCGAATCGGGGCGAGATCGCCCTCCGCATCATCCGGGCGTGCCACGAGCTCGGCGTGAAGACCGTGGCGGTCTACTCCGAGGCCGACCGCGAGTCGCTCCACGTCCGGTTCGCCGACGAGGATGTCTGCATCGGGCCGGCGTCGAGCACCGAGAGCTACCTCAACATCCCCCGCATCATCGCGGCGGCGGAGGTGACCGGGGCGGAGGCGATCCACCCGGGCTACGGGTTCCTCGCCGAGAATGCGGAGTTCAGTGAGATCTGCACCCGGTCCGACCTCGTCTTCATCGGGCCGAATCCGGACCAGATCCGGTCGATGGGCGACAAGGCCACCGCCCGCAAGACGATGATGGAGGTGGGGGTGCCCACCGTGCCCGGCTCGGACGGGATCCTCTCCGATCCCGAAGAGGCGGTGGCCGTGGCGCGGGAGATCGGCTTCCCGATCATGATCAAGGCGTCGGCCGGCGGGGGCGGGAAGGGCATGCGCATCGCGCACGACCCGGAGACCTTTCCCAAGCAGCTCCAAGCCGCCCAGAACGAGGCCCAGGCCGCCTTCGGCGACTCCGGAGTCTATCTGGAGCGCTGCATCATTCGTCCGAGGCACGTCGAGTTTCAGGTGTTCGGCGATTCGCAGGGCCGGGTGGTTCACCTCGGAGAGCGCGACTGCTCCGTGCAGCGGCGGCACCAGAAGCTGATCGAGGAGGCCCCGTCGCCGGCGCTCACCCCCGAGCTGCGACAGGCCATGGGCGACGCCGCGGTGAAGGCGGCCAAGGCCATCGACTACGTGGGCGCGGGCACGGTCGAGTTTCTGCTCGACCAGAGCGGCGAGTTCTTCTTCATCGAGATGAACACCCGCATCCAGGTGGAGCACCCGGTGACCGAGGTCACCACGGGGCTCGATCTCGTGAAGGAGCAGATCCGGGTGGCCGCGGGCCAGCCGCTGTCCTTTCCGGAGGGCATCAAGCTCCGGGGCCACGCCATCGAGTTCCGCATCAACGCCGAGGATCCGGAGCGCAACTTCGCGCCCTCGCCCGGCACGATCCGGACCTTCCATCCGGCCGGTGGCCCCGGTGTACGCCTCGATACGCACGTGTATGGCGGCTACAAGGTGCCCCCCTTCTACGACTCCCTGCTCGCGAAGCTCATCGTGAGCGGCAACACCCGCGAAGAGGCGCTGTCGCGCGCCCGGAACGCCCTGAGCCATCTGGTGATCGAGGGCATCCACACCACCACCGACTTTCTCGGTGAGATCGTGCGGGACGAGGAGTTCATCTCCGGCGAGGTGGACACGGCCTTTCTCGAGCGGTTCGTGAAACGCCGCAGAGGCGACGAAGCGTCGTGA